Proteins co-encoded in one Anguilla anguilla isolate fAngAng1 chromosome 16, fAngAng1.pri, whole genome shotgun sequence genomic window:
- the LOC118215787 gene encoding uncharacterized protein LOC118215787 isoform X3, translating to MKGPNAETEPVEEASSSPDNEELPPYLREDPPEGESAQPVAQHIHPPNTSTHTPSLPDPPSASTHRQSTFMYFLRKVKMPQIKSKSNQIKMYSYSAFHKQL from the exons ATGAAG GGACCCAACGCAGAAACCGAACCAGTGGAGGAGGCCAGTTCATCACCCGACAACGAGGAGCTTCCGCCTTATCTGCGGGAGGACCCCCCAGAAG GGGAGTCAGCGCAGCCTGTAGCCCaacacatccacccacccaacacctccacccacacaccatCTCTACCCGACCCACCATCGGCCTCCACCCACAGACAAAGTACATTCATGTATTTCCTCAGAAAAGTGAAGATgcctcaaatcaaatcaaaatcaaatcaaatcaaaatgtattcatatagtgcatttcacaaacaattgtga
- the LOC118215524 gene encoding guanylyl cyclase-activating protein 2-like produces MGQASTSTQDGEEMDIITLQAMYRKFVTECPSGVLFLHEFKKFFQIDPTGEASDYAENIFRAFDKNGDETIDFLEFVAALNIAFRGSLEHRLRWSFKVYDKDGNGYVDRRELQEIVDSICRIQQSCRSNPDCQALSVEEISERILKVVDSDGDGQITLEEFLEGAQRDEWVKNMLKLDMNPYAWVLQQRRKSSNF; encoded by the exons ATGGGGCAAGCAAGCACGAGCACGCAAGATGGCGAGGAAATGGACATCATAACTCTGCAGGCGATGTACAGAAAATTCGTAACGGAGTGTCCTAgcggtgttttatttttgcacgaGTTCAAAAAGTTTTTTCAAATAGATCCGACAGGGGAAGCCTCGGACtatgcagaaaacatttttcgAGCGTTTGACAAGAATGGG GATGAGACCATAGATTTTTTGGAATTTGTAGCAGCCTTGAATATCGCCTTCAGAGGAAGTTTAGAGCACAGATTGAGGTGGTCATTTAAAGTGTACGATAAGGATGGAAACGGATACGTCGACAGACGTGAGCTCCAGGAAATCGTTGAT tcgATTTGCAGGATACAGCAGAGCTGCAGAAGCAATCCTGATTGCCAAGCGCTCTCGGTCGAAGAGATCTCCGAAAGAATACTTAAAGTCGTAGACTCAGATGGAGATG GACAAATTACTCTGGAAGAATTCCTTGAAGGTGCACAGAGGGATGAATGGGTGAAGAACATGCTGAAGCTGGACATGAACCCTTACGCCTGGGTTTTGCAGCAAAGGCGAAAAAGTTCAAATTTTTGA